The Musa acuminata AAA Group cultivar baxijiao chromosome BXJ2-2, Cavendish_Baxijiao_AAA, whole genome shotgun sequence genome has a segment encoding these proteins:
- the LOC103972526 gene encoding vignain-like: MGRAFLFAAFLVALISTSIPFVGYDTASEEKLWDLYERWQSHHGVSRSVDEKRILFDILKENANYVFASNKKAKPCKLSLNKFGDMTREEFKRSHAGTRIRRRSTLRGSASLEGCFLYKNVTSVTPTVDWRQKGAVTAIKDQGKCGSCWAFLTVVSVEGINHIRTNELISLSEEPLVDCDTNTNKGCDGGMMDDAFDFIERNGGITTEENYPYVARQEQCKVKRERSPAVVIDGYEDVPVNDEDALLRAVANQPVSVAIEAGGQDFQFYSEGIFTGSCGTELDHGVAIVGYGTSKDGMKYWIVKNSWGPEWGEEGYVRMQRGISASEGLWYRHGSFLSA, translated from the exons ATGGGGAGAGCATTCTTGTTCGCTGCCTTTCTCGTTGCGTTAATATCCACCAGCATTCCCTTCGTTGGGTATGACACCGCGTCGGAGGAGAAGCTCTGGGACTTGTACGAGAGGTGGCAGAGCCACCATGGCGTGTCACGCAGTGTCGACGAGAAGCGCATCCTCTTTGACATTCTTAAAGAGAACGCTAACTACGTGTTCGCGTCCAACAAGAAAGCCAAGCCTTGCAAGCTTAGTCTCAACAAGTTCGGCGACATGACGAGGGAGGAGTTCAAGAGGTCGCACGCAGGGACGAGGATTCGTCGCCGCAGCACTCTAAGAGGAAGCGCAAGCCTCGAAGGGTGCTTCTTATACAAGAACGTCACCAGTGTAACTCCTACCGTCGACTGGAGGCAGAAGGGTGCCGTCACTGCTATCAAAGACCAAGGCAAATGCG GAAGTTGCTGGGCCTTCTTGACAGTAGTTTCGGTGGAGGGAATAAACCATATCAGAACCAACGAGCTTATCTCCTTGTCAGAGGAACCACTGGTGGATTGCGACACCAACACCAACAAAGGGTGCGATGGAGGTATGATGGATGATGCATTCGACTTCATCGAAAGAAATGGAGGGATCACAACAGAGGAAAACTATCCTTATGTAGCTCGACAAGAACAATGCAAAGTAAAAAGA GAGAGATCTCCTGCGGTTGTGATCGATGGATATGAGGACGTTCCCGTCAACGACGAGGATGCGTTGCTGAGAGCAGTGGCGAACCAACCTGTATCAGTAGCAATCGAAGCAGGCGGTCAGGACTTCCAGTTCTACTCCGAG GGTATCTTCACAGGGAGCTGTGGAACAGAGTTGGATCATGGAGTGGCCATCGTAGGCTATGGGACATCCAAGGATGGGATGAAGTACTGGATAGTGAAGAACTCATGGGGACCAGAGTGGGGCGAAGAGGGCTACGTGAGGATGCAGCGTGGGATCTCGGCCAGCGAGGGGCTGTGGTATCGCCATGGAAGCTTCTTATCCGCTTAA
- the LOC135605004 gene encoding cyclin-dependent kinases regulatory subunit 1-like, translated as MGQIQYSEKYFDDTYEYRHVVLPPEVAKLLPKNRLLSENEWRAIGVQQSRGWVHYAIHRPEPHIMLYRRPLNYQQQQENPAAAAAAHAAQVLPK; from the exons ATGGGTCAGATCCAGTACTCGGAGAAGTACTTCGATGACACCTACGAGTACAG GCATGTGGTGCTCCCTCCGGAGGTGGCCAAATTACTCCCCAAGAACCGTCTCCTCTCTGAG AACGAGTGGCGGGCGATCGGGGTGCAGCAGAGCCGGGGATGGGTGCACTACGCGATCCACCGCCCGGAGCCGCACATCATGCTCTACCGGCGGCCGCTCAACTACCAGCAGCAGCAGGAGAACCCGGCCGCCGCCGCAGCAGCTCATGCTGCCCAAGTTCTCCCCAAGTAA
- the LOC135605720 gene encoding uncharacterized protein LOC135605720 — MGTLNPLWFFMKKSMTVALFGITISDRYATVYSLTGTSMSPTFTTSSPGFPGYLKGDIVLVEKFCLEKYKFSRGDVIAFKSPSDHKREFVKRLIALPGDWMQIPDTSDILKIPEGHCWVEGDNKEFSLDSRHFGPIPLGLVQGRVTHIIWPPQRTSKVERKVAMERVR, encoded by the exons ATGGGGACACTAAATCCTTTGTGGTTCTTCATGAAGAAGTCTATGACAGTGGCTCTGTTTGGTATAACAATTTCTGACAGATATGCCACTGTTTATTCTTTAACGGGTACATCTATGAGTCCCACATTTACAACAAGCAGTCCTGGTTTTCCTGGATATTTGAAAG GTGATATTGTGCTGGTTGAAAAGTTCTGTCTTGAAAAGTATAAATTTTCACGTGGGGATGTAATTGCCTTCAA ATCCCCGAGTGATCACAAACGGGAATTTGTCAAAAGACTAATTGCATTGCCTGGTGATTGGATGCAAATTCCAGATACATCTGATATACTGAAGATTCCAGAAGGTCATTGCTGGGTTGAAGGTGACAATAAAGAATTTAGTTTGGATTCGAGACATTTTGGCCCT ATTCCTTTGGGCTTGGTTCAAGGGAGAGTGACACACATTATTTGGCCGCCACAAAGAACAAGTAAGGTAGAGAGAAAGGTGGCAATGGAGAGAGTCAGATGA